The proteins below come from a single Asanoa ferruginea genomic window:
- a CDS encoding alpha/beta fold hydrolase yields the protein MDHYLHVDGARLYYQVTGSGPVLLISQSGEGDADRTVDLVGNLADRFTVVTYDRRGLSRSGPAGAASIRRHAEDAAAILNEVTDAPAHLLGLSLGAVIGLHIMSVQPGLIARLIAHEPIALPFLTTADADAARSSLLGVRRVHQQAGWRAAAAEVATVLGIDPTRQETEPGITRFPFTDQRAANFEYFLANDLDAALNDTLRLADIPRDGRIVPAVGTTSPTDGFDYLAGLALADHLGVPVQRFPGGHNGNLTHPRAFAHRVRELLC from the coding sequence ATGGATCACTACCTGCACGTCGACGGTGCCCGGCTCTACTACCAGGTCACCGGGTCCGGACCGGTCCTGCTGATCTCCCAGAGCGGCGAAGGAGACGCGGACCGCACCGTCGACCTCGTCGGCAACCTTGCCGACCGGTTCACCGTCGTTACCTACGACCGGCGGGGGCTGTCGCGCAGCGGGCCGGCCGGGGCTGCCTCCATCCGGCGGCACGCCGAGGACGCGGCCGCCATTCTCAACGAGGTCACGGACGCGCCGGCTCACCTGCTCGGGCTCAGCCTCGGCGCGGTCATCGGGTTGCACATCATGAGCGTCCAACCCGGACTGATCGCTCGGCTGATCGCACACGAACCGATCGCGTTGCCGTTTCTGACCACCGCCGACGCGGACGCGGCCCGCAGTTCATTGCTCGGTGTGCGCCGGGTGCATCAGCAGGCCGGCTGGCGTGCGGCCGCCGCGGAGGTGGCGACGGTGCTCGGCATCGACCCCACCCGCCAGGAGACCGAGCCGGGCATCACGCGCTTTCCGTTCACCGACCAGCGCGCGGCCAATTTCGAGTATTTCCTGGCCAACGATCTCGACGCCGCGCTCAATGACACGCTGCGGCTCGCCGACATCCCCCGCGACGGGCGAATCGTCCCCGCCGTCGGCACGACCAGCCCGACCGACGGGTTCGACTATCTGGCGGGGCTGGCGCTGGCCGATCACCTCGGTGTGCCGGTGCAGCGGTTTCCGGGTGGGCACAACGGCAATCTCACCCATCCGCGGGCGTTTGCTCATCGCGTACGCGAGCTGCTGTGTTGA
- a CDS encoding MarR family transcriptional regulator has translation MNPVELILLGRTLMKIGEQALPTPASGRHSGGERTVVIVMNDVYENPGTTVTEVAQRTGLPQSAVSGAIARLREVGSVLAEPDPADRRRQLLRRDPDVTPRRRTVAAAGITDAVAAALGEHDPADLAQVLAALETLGHWLSPQTIVRLRAEATEQL, from the coding sequence ATGAACCCCGTCGAACTGATCCTGCTCGGCCGCACCCTGATGAAGATCGGCGAGCAGGCCCTGCCCACACCGGCCAGCGGCCGGCACTCGGGCGGCGAACGGACGGTGGTCATCGTGATGAACGACGTCTACGAAAACCCGGGCACCACGGTCACCGAGGTCGCGCAGCGCACCGGCCTGCCACAGAGCGCGGTCTCCGGCGCGATCGCCCGGCTACGCGAGGTGGGCTCGGTGCTGGCCGAACCCGACCCGGCCGACCGCCGCCGCCAGCTGCTGCGCCGCGATCCCGACGTGACACCGCGGCGCCGGACGGTCGCCGCCGCCGGCATCACGGATGCGGTCGCGGCAGCGCTCGGCGAGCACGACCCAGCAGACCTGGCACAGGTGCTGGCAGCGCTGGAAACGCTGGGACACTGGCTCAGCCCGCAGACGATCGTGCGGCTCCGTGCCGAGGCCACCGAACAGCTATAG
- a CDS encoding GNAT family N-acetyltransferase, whose translation MNAVIQIRQFGWADYDGVTEVWRSAGRDVLPRAELAAKLTRDPQLFLVAERDDIVAGVVLGTFDGRRGWILRLAVDPAHRRGGIASRLVAELETRFAALGCPRVNLLVMPDNVEALRFWQRLGYLPLPDVLCSKPIGTT comes from the coding sequence ATGAACGCCGTGATTCAGATACGACAGTTCGGCTGGGCAGACTACGACGGGGTCACCGAGGTGTGGCGGTCCGCAGGCCGCGACGTGCTGCCACGTGCGGAGCTCGCGGCCAAGCTGACGCGTGATCCCCAGCTGTTCCTGGTCGCCGAACGCGATGACATCGTGGCCGGAGTGGTACTGGGCACCTTCGACGGTCGGCGAGGATGGATCCTGCGGCTGGCTGTCGACCCAGCGCATCGTCGAGGCGGTATCGCCAGTCGCTTGGTCGCTGAACTGGAAACCCGGTTCGCGGCCCTGGGTTGTCCGAGAGTGAACCTGCTGGTCATGCCAGACAACGTGGAGGCGCTGCGGTTCTGGCAGAGGCTGGGATACCTGCCGCTTCCGGACGTGCTGTGTTCGAAACCAATCGGCACCACCTGA
- a CDS encoding GNAT family N-acetyltransferase produces the protein MSWLPKDFVHPVYVPVPNTALHLRPIREADTALDYPAVMGSQKRLWEIFGPAWAWPKETMTYDEDRIDLLRHENEIAAHQSFNYALLNKEETAILGCVYIDPPERTGSDGEVSWWVVDELVGSEMERALDALVPQWIAADWPFQQPRYLGRTITWQEWLTLPRAS, from the coding sequence GTGAGTTGGCTGCCGAAGGACTTCGTCCATCCCGTCTACGTGCCCGTGCCCAACACCGCCCTTCACCTGAGGCCGATCCGGGAGGCTGACACCGCACTCGACTACCCCGCCGTGATGGGCTCCCAGAAGCGCTTGTGGGAGATCTTCGGGCCGGCCTGGGCTTGGCCCAAGGAGACGATGACCTATGACGAGGACCGCATCGACCTACTCCGGCACGAGAACGAGATAGCCGCCCACCAGTCGTTCAACTACGCGCTGTTGAACAAGGAGGAGACGGCGATCCTCGGCTGTGTCTACATCGACCCGCCCGAGCGCACCGGCTCTGACGGCGAAGTCTCCTGGTGGGTGGTGGACGAGCTGGTCGGCAGCGAGATGGAGCGCGCGCTCGACGCACTGGTGCCGCAATGGATCGCCGCCGACTGGCCGTTCCAGCAGCCTCGTTATCTGGGCCGCACCATCACCTGGCAGGAATGGCTCACGCTGCCGCGCGCGTCGTGA